The following are from one region of the Trichoplusia ni isolate ovarian cell line Hi5 chromosome 1, tn1, whole genome shotgun sequence genome:
- the LOC113501721 gene encoding cold shock domain-containing protein E1 translates to MSSNPQWKMFQPPDSHSSPLQDILDLQHSNMQPKTTYRNGEYPSSPRDNYNISQPKSGSGNRFSLGYNIDGCPMGDSVYSSGSTNNSSSQQYDSTNHPPIRETGIIEKLLHSYGFIQCCERQARLFFHFSQFSGNTEHLKIGDPVEFEMTYDRRTGKPIASTVTKIAPEVVLSEARVTGTVTTEVKGEGSGDNTGRISYENRGECFFLPYTKDDVEGNVTLHTGDAVSFQIATNQRGTLGACHVRFENPVHPVKYHGVVCSMKENFGFIERADVVKEIFFHYSEAKTKEELVLGDDVEFIIQTRNGKEVACHITKLPSGSVVFEDVSPEIMRGQVLKPLERGNMVRVPQNDPLPGRIRYRAADHSEVEVPFGDKDQCGEFTLRHGDWVQFQVATDRRDQLKRATNISLLDESFNVSGERREQGVVCSLRDGFGFIRCVEREQTMFFHFAEVLRLGQELSVGDEVEFTVDPVSTFSNMSHRQSGIRIKHLVPGTVKFETLIEHGARGVVSKEAQMFSSSSSPTRPPPADLNGLISWQVNQQTKKSLPFSSKKCESKMLPRVGDIVTFDVYQVKRTKELVAKSVQVQHSLTNGNSSNGAGSRPLMKGFIAALKDGFGFIETSDHTKEVFFHFSNLEGNPDGLELGCEVEYTLGRVSGSGGGCASAEYVRVLPRGSVPIAKPLEPTLNGTVTRTLRALNPDQAHYSGLIQVEGGTSYEFGIMGLACKREILQVGDPVTFQADVEGRATNIVPIRKKRRATVDAIKGGFGFLSLEVEDNRRLFFHMSEVRGNPADLQPGDVVEFVMLTNPRNGKSSACNVVKIGGKSFTGGKARVAERPERLLARLRTASLEEANGPRVVALRAPRGPDGTRGFRPRRTVAEQLAEYF, encoded by the exons GTGAGTATCCAAGTTCACCAAGAGATAATTACAACATCAGTCAACCTAAGTCGGGTAGCGGGAATCGCTTCTCTCTTGGTTACAACATAGACGGCTGCCCGATGGGAGACTCGGTTTATTCTTCTGGCTCCACTAACAATTCTTCATCTCAGCAGTACGATTCAACGAATCACCCACCTATTAGAGAGACAGGCATAATTGAGAAACTTCTTCATTCATATGGGTTCATCCAATGCTGTGAAAGACAGGCTCGCCTGTTCTTCCACTTTAGCCAATTTAGTGGCAATACGGAACATCTTAAGATAGGAGACCCTGTTGAGTTCGAGATGACATATGATCGTCGCACTGGGAAACCGATTGCGTCTACGGTTACCAAGATTGCACCGGAAGTG gtgcTGAGTGAAGCACGAGTGACTGGTACAGTAACAACTGAAGTTAAGGGGGAGGGCTCTGGGGATAATACGGGAAGAATTTCTTATGAGAATCGCGgtgaatgtttctttttacCATATACTAAAGACGATGTTGAGGGCAATGTCACCTTGCACACGGGAGACGCTGTTAGTTTCCAGATAGCAACGAATCAGCG aggTACATTGGGAGCTTGCCATGTTCGTTTCGAAAATCCTGTGCACCCGGTCAAGTATCACGGTGTGGTTTGTTCAATGAAAGAAAACTTTGGATTTATCGAGCGTGCGGATGTAGTAAAGGAAATATTCTTTCATTACTCTGAAGCTAAAACTAAAGAAGAACTGGTTTTGGGAGACGATGTCGAGTTCATCATTCAGACTAGAAAC GGGAAGGAAGTGGCTTGTCACATTACGAAGTTGCCAAGTGGTTCCGTCGTGTTTGAGGATGTCAGCCCGGAAATTATGCGCGGGCAAGTGTTGAAGCCTTTGGAACGTGGGAATATGGTCCGTGTGCCTCAGAACGACCCGCTGCCAGGGCGAATCAGATATCGCGCTGCTGACCACTCTGAAGTCGAG GTGCCTTTTGGCGACAAGGACCAATGCGGCGAGTTCACACTACGTCATGGCGACTGGGTTCAGTTCCAAGTTGCCACAGACCGCAGGGATCAGCTAAAGCGTGCCACAAACATCTCGTTGCTAGACGAGTCATTCAATGTCTCTGGTGAACG GCGGGAGCAAGGGGTCGTATGCTCTTTGAGGGACGGTTTCGGTTTTATCCGCTGTGTTGAAAGGGAACAAACAATGTTTTTCCATTTTGCTGAAGTACTTCGTTTGGGTCAAGAACTTAGTGTAGGTGATGAG GTGGAGTTTACCGTGGACCCGGTGAGCACGTTCTCCAACATGAGCCACCGGCAGTCGGGGATCCGCATCAAGCACTTGGTCCCCGGCACGGTGAAGTTCGAGACGCTGATAGAGCACGGAGCCCGCGGCGTCGTCTCCAAGGAAGCCCAGATGTTCTCGTCCTCATCTAGCCCCACCAGGCCCCCGCCAGCC GATTTAAATGGTCTGATTAGTTGGCAAGTAAACCAACAAACAAAGAAATCTCTCCCATTCTCTTCCAAAAAATGTGAATCTAAGATGCTTCCTCGTGTTGGAGACATTGTCACTTTCGACGTGTATCAG GTGAAGCGGACAAAGGAGTTGGTAGCTAAGTCGGTGCAAGTGCAGCATAGTCTGACCAACGGCAACAGCAGCAACGGCGCCGGTAGCCGGCCCCTCATGAAAGGGTTCATCGCTGCTCTCAAGGACGGTTTCGGGTTCATCGAAACTTCAGACCACACCAAAGAAGTGTTTTTCCATTTTAG TAATTTGGAAGGCAACCCGGACGGGTTGGAGTTGGGCTGCGAGGTGGAGTACACGCTGGGCCGGGTGAGCGGGTCGGGCGGCGGGTGCGCGAGCGCGGAGTACGTGCGGGTGTTGCCGCGCGGCTCCGTGCCCATCGCCAAGCCGCTCGAGCCCACTCTCAATGGAACTGTCACCAGGACGCTGCGGGCCCTCAACCCCGATCAAGCTCATTACTCGG GTCTGATACAAGTGGAAGGTGGCACATCATACGAGTTTGGTATAATGGGTCTGGCGTGCAAGCGTGAAATACTTCAAGTTGGAGACCCAGTCACGTTCCAGGCCGACGTGGAAGGCCGAGCCACCAATATTGTGCCAATTAGGAAGAAGAGGCGTGCCACTGTTGATGCTATTAAAG GTGGTTTTGGTTTCCTGTCACTGGAAGTTGAAGACAATCGCCGATTATTTTTCCATATGTCTGAGGTTCGGGGCAACCCCGCCGACCTACAACCCGGCGATGTGGTGGAGTTTGTGATGTTGACCAATCCTAGGAATGGCAAGTCGTCCGCTTGTAATGTTGTAAAAATTGG TGGTAAGAGTTTCACGGGTGGCAAGGCTCGCGTGGCGGAGCGTCCGGAGCGGCTGCTGGCACGGCTGCGCACGGCGTCGCTGGAGGAGGCCAACGGGCCGCGGGTGGTCGCACTGCGCGCCCCGCGCGGACCCGACGGCACCCGCGGCTTCCGCCCGCGCCGCACCGTCGCAG aacaaCTGGCTGAGTATTTTTGA